A window of Ranitomeya variabilis isolate aRanVar5 chromosome 2, aRanVar5.hap1, whole genome shotgun sequence contains these coding sequences:
- the LOC143808963 gene encoding uncharacterized protein LOC143808963 → MTPDSDPPVPDVSPCLSQFMSGDEELLTWTKVPKVDAAVASTSKQSTLPVEDAGLLVDPLDRKAESSLKRSWEAATGIFKPAVASTCAARSMIIWIDQLDQQIENKSSREKLRAAIPLIRGAAAFMADASADSLRLAARSAGLVNNARRALWMKSWKGDAQSKSKICAIPCEGEPLRGGRLARGDKRIGLQHGPLRTTSREVPCLEDPTPQKTTNTEDIPVGGRLKFFTTQWEKITSSSWVLNIIRDGIKLKFSRVPHESYIITSLSSPIQQQALELEIQTLISKRVLVQVPVGQEGKGFYSPLFLISKPDGSFRTIINLKKLNSFIENYTFKMESIRSTIKLLFPNCMMGGIDLKDAYYHLPIHDRYQKFLRVAVKINNEVRHFQYAALPFGLSTAPRIFTKIMLEVMAYLRQKETLIVPYLDDFLVIGNSVIQCTDRLAHAISCHESQWLGIARDKQNSLMEDPNVSKVAPNLGLTSGQN, encoded by the exons tgacgaggagcttcttacatggaccaaagtccctaaggtcgacgctgCTGTAGCTTCTACCTCTAagcaatccactctacctgtggaggatgcaggaTTACtagtcgatcctttggatcgtaaggctgaatcatcccttaaacgttcttgggaagcggctacaggaatattcaaacctgcagtagccagcacttgcgcggcccggtcaatgatcatctggattgatcaattagaccagcaaattgaaaacaaaagctcgagagaaaaactacgagcagccatccctttaatacgaggagcagcggcctttatggcagacgcctccgccgactcactccgtttagcagcaagatctgcgggccttgtgaataacgcaagaagagctctatggatgaagagttggaaaggggacgcgcaatctaaatccaaaatatgcgcaatcccatgtgagg gagagcctttaagaggaggccgtttggcaagaggagacaaacggataggtctacaacatggacccctaaggacgacaagcagagaggtaccatgtttagaagacccaaccccccaaaagacaacaaatactgaggatataccagttgggggcagacttaaattttttaccactcaatgggagaaaataacatctagctcgtgggttttaaatatcatccgagatggaattaaactaaaattctctcgtgttccccacgagtcttatattataacatctctcagctcgcctatacagcaacaggctctagagcttgaaattcaaaccctaatatcaaaacgggtcctagtccaagtgccggtgggacaggagggtaagggattctactctcccctattcctaatttctaagcccgacggttctttcaggacaatcataaaccttaaaaaactcaattcattcattgaaaactatacatttaaaatggaatccattaggtccaccataaagctcctattcccaaactgtatgatggggggcattgatctaaaggatgcttactatcatctccccattcatgacagataccaaaaattcctcagagtggcggtaaaaatcaacaacgaggttcgtcacttccagtatgcggccttacccttcggcctctcaacagcgccgaggatcttcaccaagattatgctagaggtgatggcatacctacgccagaaggagactttgattgtgccctatctggatgactttctggtaataggaaattcagttattcaatgtactgatcgtttagctcacgcaatttcctgtcatgaatcccaatggctagggatagcaagggacaagcaaa ATTCTTTGATGGAGGATCCTAATGTCTCCAAAGTAGCACCGAACCTTGGTCTCACCAGTGGTCAAAATTAG